DNA from Pomacea canaliculata isolate SZHN2017 linkage group LG9, ASM307304v1, whole genome shotgun sequence:
attatcatcatcatcatcttttttgcTTTTCGAGAAATTCGTCATCGGCACGACGACCGTGAAGGGCTGCACAAAGGTGTCGCTGTTGGAGCGGCGTAATGGCCTTTTGGAAGCGACGAGAGACGATAGTTTGCTCTCCATGCACGCCAGTTTCTTTGACGACAACATAGAGGAGCTGCTGGCACTCGACGACCTGCGTCGTGGCGGGTTCATCTGACGAGACCACAGGATGATGACCAGGAAGGCAAAGGTTATCTGCCGAAAACAAATCAAATCTTCAAGGTGTtcgacaggaaaaaaaaaatgacagttgtATCAGAAGCATAAACGCACTAAGTAAAAACCTGGAGTCAGAATATTATCTCTAGTCAAttctaaaaatacaacaattgTTCCTCGTGAGGTTCTAGGAAACCTGTTGACCCCTGCCCCCtgcgagatttttttttttttttgaagtcgtCTGGAGCAAAGATCGAGAACTTACCTGGCAAAGTAGTGACAATGCGATCAGCACCAACAGAGGCCAGAAGAAAGGTTTGTTATCTTTGTCCGCCGCCAACAACGTGCGCAACTGCGAAATGTTGGCCATCATCAGCGCCACGTCCATCAGCGCGTGCGCAGCGGTCTTGCGCGTACTGAACTCGTTCCGGGAGGGTGAGCAGGGCTAGAGgtggaggggggaggagagaaagagaaaacaagttaataatgacgatgatgaatgatgatgtatttttcgttttgtgtgtttgccttctctctctcacactcacacatcaaTGCCATCATCCATCAGCAGAAAGTCGAGTGAGCTGTGTTCATAGACATCAGTGATTCTCTAACGTCCCTGAAGTGCCGGGGCAAGAGTATCTTATGTGGGCGCGATGgataagataacactttatttatccccgAGGTAAATTGGATTACTGTGTCCCTCGCTTACCCCTCTCCTGCCTTTGATCGTGTTTCAAAACATTGTCAGTGTGTGATAGCTGAATCGAGgctgggtattttttttttttctcccgtcAGACAGAGAAAGGATATATTAAGTAGTCCTATTTTACGACCCTTGCGGTTACGAGGTCGTCTATTTTCTAGCACTTATAGGTGTCAAAGGTCGTCTACCTGCAGCTGCGAGTCGTTTAAATGAAGCGGAGATTCTTCATCTGCATAGCTTTCATCACTCGAGCTTCTGAAACAAAGGCACAAACACAATAAAGGTTATTAGAAAGAGACTGTTCAGTTCGTCGCAAATAGTGATGACACTTCTATTGTTTTCGAACAATACACTGCGATGCTGGGTATGATAtctcgttgttgttgtcgtctataattatttttgaaaaagcgCATTGTTGCTGCCAtgggttcacctctcgtctcgggcacgctgttctttgtctgcatgtgacatttgtttCCATGGGTGACTGCCTTGCtgtatagctttagttgctggctcggtaaAACACCAGTCCCCACCCCCtccaaaacaataacaaaggcAAATAATCGAAGTCTGTGTGGTTTACGGTTGTCattatttcagtttgtttacGTCCTCGCGAGATAGATAATTTGTTTATGGACACGCCCTGAACACTAACAGACCAAAGGTCAAGTGACTGCCACGTGccgtttgttgtttgtttatgcgCAATAACGAGCGATGTTCCTTGAAAGAAGAATGCCTGAAGTTGCATCCAGCATTTAATGTGGAGTGTTTGTAACATCGTGCAAAAGTGTGGGCCTGTGATCTGAGTCAGCCATTCCACTTATGTAGACTGGTATTGCATAAACTAAAAGTCCGTTCACGGAGCTGTTAGGGTCAAACACAAGTGTGTAAACACGGAATATAGACAGACTTCCTATGGTTCATAACGACCTCTTTGTGCCTTCAACCAGAGGAAATGGAAAAGTAGTGGGATATCCAAGACCTCGCCTTCGGGGATTTTCAGCTGGGACTGTATAGCTTCTTGCCCTGCCTCTGTGACATCCATTACCCCAAACAGTAGTAGCAATAATGGCAATACCTTTAGTAGTAATACTgttaacaataaacaataaattatataaCTCATTTGTGACTAATTGACAGAGTTATGGCTTATGGTCAATCAGTGACTGGAGGTCAATTTGATGGCAGACGCAGGTTAGTCCTTATGTCTCAgcgttgatgatgattgatgacagaaaacaacaatagtAGTAATAACAATCCCCTAGGTTCCGAAGCTGCTTACCACGtaatcatctctctctctcacgcataTGAATGGCCAAGCAAGAGAGCCAATTATTTAGTATTTCTGGAAAAAGGAGCTGTAAGGTATTTCTGATGAATCCTTGTGTCTGGATACActttaagtatatatatatatagtgacatGGAATTCCAATGGATCCAGACACATAGGTGTAAGTTCGGACCAGCTGGTGAGGGGCATTGCATGCACCTGTATGCATCACCAAGCTTACCTGACGGGGTCGCGGGAGATGTGCATGGCAGGCTTCTCCCCGCTGGCTGGCTGCTCAGTCATACTGTACTACTCCAGACACCAGATTTTTATCCTATGAGCACATATATAAAACTTTCTACAGATACAGACATTTCACTTGATTGTGTTCGTCGGGTATAACTATAAATATCAACAGTCTTTGAACCATCTTATTTTGCTTGCAAGTAAAAGTAGAAGGAAAGTACAGCTAGCCATAGGAAGCATCCATAAAACCAAATATCACGTGTCCACAAACTGTTGATTACACACAGAGCAAAAAGAACGAACGACGAAAGGAAGAACATAGGGAAAAAAGCACCTGAAatatagaatttaaaaaaagaaagaaatggaataaACAATCGAAAGATTAAAAAGCGAAAACCCAAAGAAttgagaaagaaagtaaaaaaaaaaaataaaataaaataaaataaacaaaaaaacaaaaacaaaacaaaacaaaaaccgaataagaaaaaagaaaaatattttaacgaaCATAACGGATTATTTACTTACAGTGGAATAAAGTAAAGAGTCTGAAGAGCCTGGCTGGATGTGACAGTCTGATGGTTGCCCCAGTTGCAACTATTTTGTCAGTCTGACAGTCGTGGCGCAACAGGGAAGGAACTTCTTAATTATGCGGAGGAAAGTCCGCCTGAGTCACCTAGCTCTTGATTGTACATCACAtcgctgacgtcactggtgtATGCTGGGATACAGAGCTGAGTGAGTTCTCTCTGCCAACCGCCCGCACGGAGTTCCCTTTGAGGCAGTGGCGGTTTCCGATGACATTGTGATGGACCCAGAATTGGGACTTCGCCACTGAACTCTGGGAGCACTCACATCAGGGCAAGAGTTTGGActttgaaagtttgaaaactcGAGCGTTCATCATCAAGAGTTGCCATCCATGACCAGTCTACCACCAACAGACAAGAGACGGAGTGAAGAGACTTGCCAAGAGGTGTGCAGCTCACTCTTAGACCAGTGTCAAGAAGAGTGACCTCTATCCCTGCAAGATGTCTTTCCACTCTTGACAGCAGGAACCGTTACTATGGTCACAAAGCTAGGCGCTGGTACTTACCTGTGCTAACATCAGGTCTGCGGGTGGCAGACAAGGGATGACCACTGGCAGGGGGACGGCATGCGTGAGCGCTCGTCCCAACTTCTTacgtttcttgttttggtaCCAGGTTCCAGACCAGGAAGAACTACTGTCAGTAGACCACCACTTCTTCTGCGTCATGGTGCAAGGGAGAGCTGTCCAAGACAAGGAACATCAACGACCACCATCTCTTCTGGGTTGCATTGGTAGGGTCCCCCGTGTAGTAAGGACAGTTGTTTGAGACAGCAAAGGACAATTGTGTGCCATACCATAGTGAGAATCAAACCTATGGCATTTGCTCAAAAATACGGAATTATACTtgcaaggaaacaaaaatattgagaacAGAATGCCAAGAAGCAGGCCTCTCATCGAGTATGGCTCACTTAACATTGCAAAAGACAGACCAGAAAATACAGAATCACGCTTTACACATCATCACCGGGGCATTACCCTGTCAAGAAGCTTTCGGAAATTCATCTTCTTGAAGGGAAACCAAGACCATGATGAAGACAGTAAAGTTCGGGTGTCTCTTTGACCATTCTCTCCTTAGGTTTTCGAAAGACAAGCCAACACATATTACTCTGTACAGAAAGGGTTCAAAATTGTGACATAATGAGTTGTCTAATTAACATGCTTCCAGCTCTCATTGGCTTAGGCCTTAACAAAGTAAAATGTATACATGCATTTTTTAACCACGGGCGTGTGATGCAAGTTCGTGATTTAACGTCTGTTTAAGACCACGTTCATGGTCATGGTGGTAGAGGAGTGTCTTGAAACGAGAGGATGATAATTACCAGGGTTTAGAGAAATTGTTTTcatgtccctcgtatgctgttctgagttatttattattcatacgCCGAGACCCCTTTTATCACACCTGTAATGTCTACACAGAGAAATACTACTATACTTCAAGAGGgggtttttctttatttttatttctgtttttatttcgtCCGCCTCCTATTCAGtggcggtccggtggcgtaacggctaacgcctgtcaccaatacagtgaaggttggctgtcctgggttctgCTCTCGTctggggcacgctgttctttctctgcaagtggcatgtttacagggctggctgccttgccgtgatatagtcttagttgctgacacggggtaaaacaccaattccccggctcccccccccccttctcctATTCAGAATTTATCCCAAAGAGATGACAGAACTGAGACATACGTGCAGCCAATGAGCATGCGGTATTCCTGGACACAGAAAGAGTTTAGCGAGGGCCAGAAGCGCCCAATCAAATTGTTAGCTCACTGGGTCAATGCAAGTTGTATCTTACATCACGACGACTGACTACAACAAAATGTTGTGGTAGACGTGCACAGTCTGTACACCTGGTGATGTCAGTCGTGGCTTATCACACTCACGACGGTGTGTTTACATTCGGGAGTCGCGGTTGGCTGTAAGCTGGTCAAGATAACGGTGACTAAAATTATATCCTTACGTCTGCAATTAAATCACAACAAGATTGCCTAATGGCtgggacatatatatatatctagaaGATAGAAGGAGCTTTCATCGCATTTAGGACTTCAGGTAGAAGGTTGTCGACAGTGAACTTCGATAGCTTTCACAGGTGACACTCAAACAAGATGGCTGCAAGTGTAGAAAGTGCTGTAAACAGGTGAGCCTTGGTCAGAAAATTCTCTACTTCTACATAGTCACGGCATTACTTGCAGTCAACTAGTTAATTTTTTCCCCGTTATGGTTTATTGTTCTTTGCTTggaccacacacgcacacacacacacacgcacacatacattgtctatctctctctctctcaccatatGTGGTGTGCAAGAAACGTAGTCGGACATTGAAAAAATTTCACTGTGATCGATATACTAATGAAAACAGCAACATGCAGATATATACAGATAAAGACAAAATGCATTGAAGGCTAAATTGATTGTCAAAGAAGTACAGTTAAGCCCCCATGACCCATGATCTCACAAGGTAAGCTCGCTCTTATGGCAATGCCTTATGGAAAGTCTAGTATGATACAAGTTGTCTTCCactgactgggtaaagctcagtgcaagatattagTTCTACAAATCTGAATGAACACGCCccttttgttctcgagatataCACCTACAATTATCACCATGAACAGAGAGaggtaaacaacacaaagaccACACATACTCATGGATGcacttattttgttgtttatcacCGTATCGGTATACAAACATAGCTCCACGactttgacctctttctctgcatggtgagggttttttttttttttttaaaggaactcTAGTACCTTGCACTGATCTTTACCTTATCAGAAGTTTTGAAAAATTGCTCGGGCTTCTATTCCTTTAACACGAACTCTCACCTGGTCTGCTGCTCGCATTTGTATTATTGGTTAGAATTAATTTTCGTCGATCCATGTTTCGCACGTCAGCCCACCTGTCAAAAAACATcttgtttgtaaaaatatatcataGAGTATTTTAAAGACTAATGACAGTGTTACTCCCTTTTAACCTCTCAAACTTTGGGCTTGATTTCGAGTTAAATCTGAGTTAGGTTTTACACTTTGTCACAAAATAACAATAGGAATGTTAATAAGAATGCTAACAAGAATTCATTCAGCAAAAATGATGCCGCCTCTTCTGACTACAGAAAGAAGAGTGAGGAGGTGCAAGTGCGCATGTCTGTCTTGCCGGACACACCTGATGGCGAGGAATTGCTC
Protein-coding regions in this window:
- the LOC112572428 gene encoding uncharacterized protein LOC112572428 produces the protein MTEQPASGEKPAMHISRDPVRSSSDESYADEESPLHLNDSQLQPCSPSRNEFSTRKTAAHALMDVALMMANISQLRTLLAADKDNKPFFWPLLVLIALSLLCQITFAFLVIILWSRQMNPPRRRSSSASSSSMLSSKKLACMESKLSSLVASKRPLRRSNSDTFVQPFTVVVPMTNFSKSKKDDDDDNDDDDDDGDDDNSYKVTNRRLQSATVVIVFCITVFNMFITGLGVDPGHVTKT